The genomic window TGTGACTATTTTCATTTTTATTTATCTGACTATCAATTTGCCTTTATGTTTTATCTGATTCTGCAAACCCAAATAACTGAATACTACTTGGTTACTATTGATACCGAATGGTTTTATGGCCACTCATACAAATTTTCCAGTTATAATGGGATAGGGGTATTAAATGATAAATTGGATGCTTTTTTTGATCATTTAAAAAAAGTAGGGTGGTTTGTTACTAACTCAACAAGCTACTCTGTTCTCGGTTACAAAGAAAAACTCTTTTCTATTATTCCAGAGCTTTTACAACCCGTAAACGTGACTATCTTATCAAGATACGATTACTCACACAGATACTTTATCAAAAATATGCTGTTATCGATCAGTACGGTCAAAATAGTGTTTTCAGATGCCATCACTGCGGATACTCAATTCGTTATACATGACTACCCTTTACAATTCAATCACTCAATCAAGAGTATCAGAATCCGAATACACCCATTTCCTTCGGAAATAGACTATATAAAAAGAGCGTTAGAAGATGAATACTACAATCAATTATAGGACAGTTCCAGCCCTATCCGAACAGACTGACCTTTAGAATTCTCATAATCTGCCTTATTCAGTAATCTATTACAGCTATATACTGGTATTTTCTCTAATCTTACCTTAGTAAAAGATAAGGTTCTTTGACAGCCTTATTTTTTTAACGAATCGTTCCTACTCCCAAATTTGTGAAACAAATGTACTTATATCGATAAGGAGCGCTTATCTAAACTTGCAATTTACTTTTCCTCAGAGATAACTTGCTTAACCAAAAAACAGATATGGGGAATCTTCTTTCATTTTGAGGTATACTAATAGTAAGCAAAAAGGGAGGGGTTCTTATGTTTGAATCATTTGACAGAAGCCGCAGCCGCTACGCTTCACTGGGGGTTGTCTCCAGTTTACCCGGAGAGCTGATCGACAGTATCTGGCTGATCATTGATCTGAATTTAAAAGGTGTGATACCTTTGACAAACATGCTTGCATTTGACGTATTCAATAATAACGGTCGCGTAACATTGAGATTTTCTCAAGAATTCAGTGATGTTGAAATGGCTGTAGATTTGGCCTATGCTTATTCTACTTCATTTCCTGAGCGAGTTTTTGCCTTTGATGACGGAACAAGAGAAACAATTCTATTACCGACAGAAATCTCGGAACATTCTTGATTTCTAACTGAAACATTTAATTTTAAGAAGCACAAAAAAGCTGTAATCCTTAAGGACCACAGCTTTTTTATTGACACTTTTTTTATTTAGCTATTCTATTCTTCTACATAAGCGGTTCGATATGAAACTGTCCGACCAAATGAAAATACTTGTAGATCCTTCACTCGATCGGCTTTCAAGTACCCAATCGCTCCTTGATACAAAGGCAACACAGCAGCGTCGTCTTGAACAAGGATTTTTTCAAGATCCAACAATGTTTCCCAACGTTTTTCAGGCTCATTTGCTAAGGTAATCCGAGCATCATTCAAGCCTTTGTCATAGTCCGCATTATCATAACCAGCAGTATTCAATCCACTCTTTGAATCATAAAACTCTAAAAAGTTGATTGGGTCCGCATAGTCTGGCGTCCAGGTCCCAAATACAAGATCAAAATTCCCCTCTGTCTGTAGATCCAATCTATTTTGCAGCGGAATAGATTTCAAAACGATTTTCAATCCATCCAGATTTTCCTGCAGCTGTCCTTGAACAAATTCAATCGTCTTTTTAGCAATCGCTGAATCGGCAGACATCAATTCCAGTTCAATTTGATCCTTGCCCAGCTCTTGCTTCGCTAATGCCCATTCTTTTTTAGCAGCTTCCAAATCATAGGGCAGCAAATCCCCATTTTCTTCTCGGAAATCCTCTCCGCTATCTGGATCTTTTGCAAAATCTTTTGGAACGAACCCATTCAACGCTGTTGAGCCATCGCCCAAAATATCGGCAGCAAAAGCCTCTTTATCAATGGCTTGAAGAATTGCTTTACGCGTATGAACATTGCCAGTCACTTCTCTTTTATGATTCGGACTAAGGTAACCGACCATCGCTTTCGGAATAAAGTATGCTTGTGGAGAATCTTTATATTGTAATGCATACGTATCTGCCAAAACAGTATAATCTAAATCGCCACCATCAAAAAGGTTGGTCCCCGTTGCAATTTCCTTAACAACTTGAACATTGATCGTATCTAGCTTCACACTCTTTTGGTCCCAATAATCAGGATTTTTCGTCAGCTTCCAGCTTTCAGTAGTCCCGTCCCAGCCAGAAATCAGAAATGGACCATTCCCTACGAAGTCATCTGTTGATGTCCCATAAGCTGTCCCTTTCTCATCAGCAAATGCTGCATTTTTCGGCATAAAAGGAGTTCCTACCAACGCTTGAGACAGATAGGGTACTGGATATTCCAACGTCAGTTCTAAGGTTTGATCATCAATAGCTTTCACACCAAAATCATCTAGAGTCATTTCTCCATCACGGATTTTCCGACCATTTTTAAAAATATCCATTTGATTGCTGCTACTTGATCCATAAGCCGGATCAACTACATTTTTGAACGCATAGACAAAATCATCTGCAATCACCGGATCGCCATTTGACCATTTCGCCTCTCTCAATTTGAATGTATAAACGAGACCATCATCACTGACCGTAGGTTCTTCAGCAGCCATCGCCAACTCTGGATCTTGCTCCTTGTTCAAGCGATATAGCCCTTCTGATACTTGACCGATCATGTCTGAGCTGTAAACATCTGTATAATGTGCACTGTCCAATGTAGAAAGCTCTCCACCAGACGCAACATTGATTTCCTGCTTCACCTCATTAGCTCCGCCGGAAGAATCTTCCTCATTCTTCCCTCCAGTACTACAGGCACTAAGTACCAGAGCTGATACGACCATTAATAAACTAAATTTCTTCATTCCCTCTCCTCCTTTGAATGACAAAGTCACTCCACTCTCCTATATTTGCCCCAAATCTGATTAAATCACAGGCAGCTTTCTTCAAAATACTCTGACGTTTCAGCAAGACTTCAGCATCAACAAAATGACAGAGTTGTATTGAAAAAGTAAAAAGTTAAGAACCTCACAAAAGCATTTCTGTTCTTGCTCTTCCTACTATTTTACCTGAAAAAAATTGAATCCTTAACTTATATGCCTGAATTTTACCATATTTTCCGGTTGACAGAATCAAATGACGATGATAAAGTAAGTAAAAACAAAGAACAGAAGAGTAACTTGACGATTTGCTAACAGAGAGTCTTCAATTGGTGGAAGAAGACACAGATCAAAGTGAACCACATCTGGGAGTTGGTATACTGAAAAATCAGTAAGTATGTCCGGGTAGGCCCGTTACAGCACAAAGTCTATGACTTTACGAGGTTGTTATCGCGAGATAATAACAAACAAAGGTGGAACCACGATATTTCGTCCTTTGGCATGTATATGCCAAAGGACTTTTTTATTTCTAATTATTCATAATGAAAAACATATGGTCGGAACAAGTAGCTGCTATCCCTTTTTTGAAAAGAGAGTGCTTCATTTGCTGAGAGAAGCATCAGAAAACAAGTAGTGAACACATCTGCACCCAGTCAGCTTCTGAAACACCTAGTAAGAAGCTGCGGTACTCCCCGTTATCAGAGGAAGCACTTAATCACTTGAGTGCTCATGAGACTGTTCTCGCAAGATAGCAGTAAATTGAGGTGGAACCACGGTCTAACGTCCTCTTGGCAGTATTGTCGAGAGGACTTTTTTTGTTATTCTGCTGCGTTATCGGCAAAATAACAGATAGATATTAATTGATATTGGAGGATGTATGATGGATTATGTATGGGAAATTTTACCCGCTTTATTAAGCGGAGCCGGAATGACAATCAAAGTATTTATTTTTACTTTGCTTGGTTCGATTCCTTTAGGGATTTTGGTCGCTTTTGGACTACAAACACGTTTCAAACCACTGACCTATCTGATCAATGTGTATATATGGCTGATGCGGGGAACGCCATTATTACTACAGCTGATCTTTGTTTTTTATGGCTTACCACTGATAGGAATCGTATTTGAACGTTATGATGCCGCCTTGTTTGCCTTTATTTTGAATTATGCTGCTTATTTTGCAGAAATTTTTCGTGGTGGTATTCAATCGATCCCTCAGGGTCAGTATGAAGCAGCTAAGGTATTGCGACTGACAAAATTGCAGACGATCCAAAAGATTATTTTACCTCAAGTAATCAAAATTGTTTTACCCTCAATCGGTAATGAAGTAATCAATTTAGTCAAAGATACCTCCTTGATTTATGTTCTTGGACTTGGTGATCTACTGCGGGCTGGAAAAATAGCAATGAGTAGAGATGTAACCATTCTTCCATTAGCGTTGGTCGGTGTCATCTATCTGCTGTTTACAGCAGTTCTAACATTACTTTCCAAAAAAATTGAGAAATATTACCAATACTACAGATAACGAGGAGGATACAGTATGCTGACAATAAAGAATTTAACAAAACGTTTTGATGAGCGAACAATCATAGATAATCTGACTCTTGAAATACCTGACGGTGAAATCTTGACGATCGTCGGCCCCTCCGGTGGGGGAAAAACGACTTTACTACGCTGTCTCGCAGGCTTAGAAACCATTGATTCCGGTGAACTATTGATCGATGGAACCACTTTTGATCCGGTGGCTATGGATAATGCGGACCAAGTCGTTGGCATTGTTTTTCAAGACTTTCAATTGTTCCCTCACCTTTCTGTACTTGATAATATTACACTTGCACCTGTTCTATCTTTAAAACAATCAAAACAAGAGAGCGTGGATGAAGCACTTCAGCTTCTTGACAAGTTTGACTTATCCGGTAAAGAATCCCTATATCCTTATCAGCTATCTGGTGGGCAAAAGCAGCGTGTCGCTCTAGCCAGAGCTTTAGCAATGAAGCCTAAGGTGTTGGGCTATGATGAACCAACCAGTGCATTAGACCCCGAGCTTCGTCAACAAGTGGAAGCTGTGATCCTCGGGTTGAAAGAACAAGGAATCACTCAAATCGTCGTAACCCATGATATGCAATTTGCAGAAAATATTGCCGACCAGTTACTGACTGTCGCGCCAATTCAATAGAAGGGATGCATTCGTATGAAGAAAAATATCTATTGGCTCCTACCTGCCATACTGCTCCTCTTTCTGATTGTGGGCTGTGGTCGTAAAAAAACAACTGCTGACCAATGGGAACGAATCAATACGGATAAACGGATCATTGTTGGGCTGGATGATTCATTTGTACCGATGGGCTTTCAAAATAAAGCCGGAGAAATCATCGGCTTTGATGTCGATTTAGCAAAAGCAGTCTTTGCTCTCTATAATATTGATGTAGATTTTCAACCCATAGACTGGTCCATGAAGGAAAATGAATTACAAAATCAGACCATTGATTTGATTTGGAATGGTTATTCAAAAACAGCTGAGCGGGAAGAAAAAGTTCTTTTCAGTGATGACTATATGAAAAACGAGCAGGTCGTCGTCTCCCTTAAAAAGAATGGCATCGATCAATTCTCTGATATGAAAGGGAAAATTCTTGGCGCTCAAAATGGTTCCTCCGGCTATCACAGCTTTGAGGAACAGCCGGAAATCCTAAAAAATTATGTACAGGATCAAACACCTATTCTTTACGATGGATTTAATGAAGCTTTTATGGATCTAAAAAGCGGACGAATTGATGGACTGCTGATTGACCGTGTGTATGCCAACTATTATCTATCTCAAGAGAACAGTTTAGCGAATTACTCCATTATCGCCGGTGGCTTTGACAGCGAGACCTTTGCCGTAGGCATCCGAAAAACCGACCTAAAACTGGCAGAAAAGATCAACGCAGGTTTTGACACACTACGTGAGAATGGTGAGCTGGCAAAAATTTCTGAAAAATGGTTTGGCGAAGATGTGACTGCTCCTTAAAAGACGACTTTATATGAAAAAGCTCCGCCATGGATTGAGCTACTCTTAGCGAGCTGATCCATGGCGGAGCTTTTATTTATTTCCCATCTTTTAGCATCAGTACATCCGAATAACAGCCAGTGATCTTCGTGACCTTCTGTTGATTGATCAACAGAAAGTGCTGGAACATCTTTTCCAGAAAATATCGATCATGAGAAACTGTCAGCAGCGTTCCTTCGAACGTTTCGAGAATCTCTTCAATTTCCTCTCTGGTCTCAATGTCCAAATGATTTGTCGGCTCATCCAGTAGTAAAAAATTGACTTGCTTTTGCATCAATTTTGCCAACTCTAATCGCACCTTTTCACCGCCACTTAAAAAACGCAGCTGCGTCATGACGTCATCCTTATAAAAAGAATAGCCAGCCAATATCCGTCGACTTTCCTGTTCCCCCAACGAGCATTCATACATGAACTCCTGCAAAATCGTTCGTTGCGGCTGCTCAAAATCGATCATTTGAGGCAGATAGCCAATCACTACATTACTACCAAGCTTTAGCTCTCCGTCGTCTAGCATTTCTTCACCCATGATCAAGCGCATCAAGGTTGTTTTCCCAGCACCATTTTCGCCGATGATCGCCAGTCGTTCCTTCCAGTAAAGTGAAAAATCACTTTCGGTGAACAAGGTACGCGAGGCATAGCTTTTTTGTATATGTTTTCCTACTAGTACTTCCTTACCTGAACGATCAGCCTTCTGAAAATTCTTGTTTCCAAGGTTATTGGTTTCTTCTTTCGGTTTAGCTATTTTCTGGATTTTTTCAAGCCGATGTTCTAATTGCTTCGCTTTTTTAAAGAACTTTTCGTTGTCTCCCTCGTGCCCCCATTGACGGAACCTTCGTATCGCCAGCTTCATTTTCTGGATTTCCTTCTGCTGTTCCGCAAAATCTTTTCGCAGCTTCTCTAACCGTGCTTCCTTCAATGCCTTATAAGCTGTATAATTGCCAGGATAAGTCCAACCCTGGCCATCCTCTATTTCAACAATTTTTTCTACAACATTGTTAAGAAACTGCCGGTCATGAGAAACAATGATACAGGCCGTCTTTTCATGGACCAGATATCCTTCCAGCCATTGAATCCGTTGAACATCCAAATGGTTTGTTGGCTCATCTAATAGAAGAATATCCTTTTGCTGCAAAAGGATGCGAGCCAGATTAATAATCGTCTGTTCTCCTCCACTCAATGCACTAAAGGTTTGACTTAAAAGATGCGCCACAGCTAACCCATTCGTGATCATTTCCAATCGACTCTCAACTTCGTAGCCGCCAGCTGCTTCAAATGCTTCTTGCACCTTACCATAGCGAGCTAGCGTCTTCTCTATATCCTCTTCCGGGTCACACATCTGCTGCTCCAACACCTTTAACTGCTTTTGCAAATGATTCACCTGTTCAAACGAAGCCAACAGATAATCCCTGACGATTGTCTGCTCTGCTTCTGGCACTTGTGCCAAATAACCTACAGCAGCATTTTTCCTGATACTGATCGTCCCTTTGTCCGCTACCTCCAAGCCCATGATCATTTTTAAAACAGTCGATTTACCGGAGCCATTCGTTCCTACAAGACCAATACGCTCTCCTTCTTCTACTTTTAAGCTTAAGTTTTCAAACAATGGGTACGTACTATAGTTTTTTTCTATTCCTTGTAATTGAATCAACATTTTATTCCTCTTCCTGCCATTCAGTATCGTTCTACAGGAATCTCAACACTCGTTGAATTTTTGATCAAAAAAAGCCACAGGAAATATACCTATGACTTATCTTGTTATTTAATTCATTTATGGAATTCACATGAATAAGTCTGAATGGTCTCTTTATTTGATTTTTTCTTCATTTTTAGACACACTAATGCCTTGAACGAAAAAATCGGAAATAATGTTATAGCAAAAATAAATGAAGCCAAGAAAATCGAAAACTCTATATGTTATTTTTGACATAACGACCATCACGCTTATTCACCACCCTGTTCTTTTTTTGTTATTGTATCATGAAGCAAGTCTAACTGCAATCTGCTTATTTGTTGTATCGTCTCAGGCGCTCCTCTAAAGTACCTGTGTGAAGCTCAAACAAATGGTTGTCATAATCATAAAAATAGATCGACTGTCCTTCACCCGAAACACGGCGCCGCTCATCTTTGATCGTCAAACTAAGTGTTCGAATTTTTTCAAGATAGATAGGCACTTCTGATGTCTCTATTTTGAACGCAATATGATTATAGGTTTTAGATGGCAGGCTCTCCCCCTCCATTATAGCGATCCATAGTTCTCCGATCAGAAAAAACTTTTCCTTAGCTATTGAAAAAGTATCTGTTCCACTTGAATAAACCTCTTTGGCATCAAAAATCGTTTGAAAAAAAAGGGTTGCTTTCTTTAAATCATGAACTATAAATGTCATGTGGCTTAATCCTTGCAAACGCCTCTCCTCCTCTACTTGGTCAACTGTTCCAAAAAGAAGCAGGTGGGGAATTCCACACACTGCTTCCTACTATACTTCATTAATTCGCAACGATGTTTACTAGCTTATCCGGAATAACAATCACTTTACGGATCGTCTTTCCTTCAAGGAACGGCTTCATGTGTTCTGACGCCTTTGCTGTTTCTTCAAGCTCTTCTTTGCTCAAACCACGTGCCACAGTGGCTTTATCTCTGACTTTCCCATTGACTTGGAAAACCACTTCGATTTCGTCTTCAACCAATTTACTTTCATCATAAACCGGCCAAGCTACATAAGTCAGGCTCTCTTCGTTTCCAAGAATTGCCCATAGCTCTTCACTGATATGTGGTGCAAGTGGTGCAAGCAATTGAACAAAGCCTTCAATATACTCATAAGGAAGAACCTCTGCCTTATTCGCTTCATTGACAAACACCATCAGTTGAGAGATTGCTGTATTGAAATGCAGCTGCTCATAATCCTCTGTCACTTTTTTCACAGTTTGATGATACACTTTTGTCAGCTTGTCATCATTCATTGTTGTGATACGGTCACGCATTTTTCCATCGCCATCTACAATTAAACGCCAAACACGGTCAAGGAATTTACGACTGCCTTCCAGTCCATTTTCACTCCAAGCAATGGCTGCCTCCAAAGGTCCCATAAACATTTCATACATACGCAGTGTATCTGCACCATATTTCTCAATGACATCATCAGGATTGACAACATTTTTCAACGATTTACTCATTTTTGCTGGCGCTTCTTCCAGTTGTTCACCTGTCTCGATATTTACCCAGTTGCCTTCTCGTTTTTCAACCATATTTGTTGGAACCAGTGCACCGCGGCTATCACGGAAGCTTTGTCCCAGAATCATTCCTTGGTTAAATAATTTTTGATAAGGTTCTTTTGTTGGGACCACACCGATATCATACAAGAATTTATGCCAGAAACGTGCATAAAGTAAATGCAAGACTGCATGCTCTGCCCCACCAATATAAATATCTACTGGAAGCCAACTTTTTAGTTTTTCAGGATCAGCAATCGCCTTTTTGTTATGTGGATCGATATAACGCAGGTGATACCATGAACTTCCTGCCCATTGCGGCATTGTATTCGTCTCACGGCGTCCTTTCTTACCAGTCTCCGGATCAACGACATTGATCCAGTCTTCAATGTTGGCCAATGGTGATTCGCCAGTCCCGCTTGGTTTGATATCGTCTGTTTTCGGTAGTACTAATGGTAGTTCAGCCTCTGGAACGGTGGTAGTTGTTCCATCTTCCCAATGAATCACAGGAATCGGTTCACCCCAATAGCGCTGACGTGAAAATAGCCAGTCGCGAAGACGGTAGCTAGTTTCTTTTTTCCCAACACCTTGTTCTTCCAACCATTCATTCATTTTCTTGATTGCTTCTTCCTTGTTCAATCCATCCAAGAACTCAGAATTGATGTGGGCGCCATCACCTGTATAAACAGCTTCCTCTACGTTTCCACCAGCTACCACAGGAATGATTTCCAAGCCAAATGTTTTCGCAAATTCATAATCCCGCTCATCATGCGCCGGAACAGCCATGATTGCGCCAGTTCCATAAGAAGCCAGCACATAATCGGCGATCCAAATTGGAATACGAGCACCATTGACTGGATTTATCGCATAGGCACCTGTGAAAACACCTGTTTTTTCTTTCGCAAGATCTGTACGGTTCAGCTCTGATTTTTTAGAGGCTTCGTCAATATATGCTGCTACCTGTTCACGCTGTTCCTCCGTCATGATTTCTTGGACAAGTGCTAATTCTGGAGCCATTACCGCGTAAGTAGCACCAAATAGGGTATCAGGACGAGTAGTGAAGACAGTGAACTCCTTATCTGTTCCTTCAATTTTAAACGTTACGTTCGCACCTTCAGAACGACCGATCCAGTTTTTCTGCATTTCTTTGATATTGTCTGGCCAATCTACTAGCTCCAAATCATCTAACAAACGATCTGCATATGCTGTGATCTTCAACATCCATTGACGCATTGGTTTACGGACTACGTCATAGCCACCACGTTCACTCTTACCATCGATCACTTCTTCATTTGAAATAACAGTACCCAATTCAGGTACCCAGTTTACAGCAACCTCTGCTTCATAAGCCAAGCCCTTTTCATACAGCTTTGTAAAAATCCATTGTGTCCATTTATAGTATTCCGGGTCGGTTGTATTGATTTCACGGTTCCAGTCATAACTGAAGCCCAATGAATTAATCTGACGTTTAAATGTTTCGATATTTTTCTTTGTAAAATCAGCCGGATCATTTCCTGTATCCAATGCATACTGCTCAGCAGGCAACCCGAATGCATCCCACCCCATTGGATGAAGCACATTATAGCCTTGGCTTCGTTTCATACGTGATAGAATATCTGTCGCCGTGTAGCCTTCCGGATGTCCTACGTGAAGACCTTGACCTGAAGGGTAGGGAAACATATCTAATGCATAGAATTTTTTCTTTCCAGGCTCATCATGAGTATTGAACAGATTATTCTTCGCCCAATATTTCTGCCATTTTTTTTCGATTTTCTTGTGATCGTAGTTCATGTTCTTCCTCCTGTTATCATTTATCTGCTGCCATAAAAATGAGACTTGTTTCCCGCCTAGATACACCTGACGATTTGACCTTGGTTTAACGCCAGCTTGCTGATGATCACGTGACCTCAAATAAAAAAGTCCTATGGGAAATAATCCCATAGGACGTTGTGATCAACGTGGTACCACCTAAGTTCATTCGTCTTTTAAGCAGACGAATCTCGAGCGTTTTAACAGCCGCCGCCGTCCTCACCTACTTCATTTCAGCAAAGAGCAACTTCAAGGCGAGTTCAAAAGCTTCTGTGCGCATTTTCACCAGCCATACGCTCTCTAAAACAGAGTTCTTTCTACTACTCCTCATCATCGTTGTATTCATATATGAGATTCATACTATCAAATTTCTTACGATAATTCAATCGTTTTGACGATTTTCTCTTGGAAATATCAACAAAATGAACAGCGTTTTAAAAAGAATCAATGCTTCAATGTATTTAAAATCGTCCGTAATTCTCCAACCGGAACCTGTCCAGGCGCAGAGGCTTGTGCAGCGGCACCAAATGTCGCATCTGAACCAAAGGTCTGTCCTGACACACGGCTGACCATTCCCAAAGCACCCATAGACATTGTGATCAAGGGACGATCTGCATACTTACGCTTCATTTCTTCCGTTGCGGCAAGAAGTGTCAAAACATCTGCTGGACTTTGAGGCATCACGGCAATTTTACAGATATCCGCACCTTTTTCCTGCATCATTTTTAAGCGATTGACGATTTCAGTCTGTTCAGGCGTTGCATGAAAATCATGATTACACATAACGATTTTCACGCCTTGCGCTTGAGCTTTGGCAATCAATTTTGCGGACGCTTCAGATGGCATAAACAGTTCTACATCGATCAAATCGGCACTACCTGAGGCAATCACTTCTTCATAAATCGAGAAGTATTGTGCATCCGACAGCTCTAATTCTCCGCCTTCTTTTTTTGTACGGAAAGTAACCAACAATGGTTTATTTAAACATTCTCGAAGCTGCTTAGAAAGCTCTGCCACTTTTTTCTCGTTTGTTACCTCTTCAAAAAAATCAATGCGCCATTCAATTATGTCACAATCCAGTTGAGCCAATTTCTTTGCTTCTTCTAAAATCGCTGCTTCTTTTCTTTCTACTAAAGGAACAATGATTTTGGGTACTCCCTCACCAATGACCACATCAGCAACTTTCACAGTCTTCATCCAGTTTCGCTCCCTCTTTCATTAAATCTCATATAGCGACAGGTCTTGTTTATTAGTTTATTAATCCAGACCTGTACATTTCAATTGATTATCCAATAAGTCAGGCCTCTTACACTGCTTGACGATTGAGTTTCTTAATTTGTTTCACTGGTATCTACAGTTTGACGATAGCGGATAAAAATCACTACAGCCAATACAAAGCCGATCCCTGCAATGATTGTATC from Enterococcus sp. 9E7_DIV0242 includes these protein-coding regions:
- a CDS encoding amino acid ABC transporter permease, producing MMDYVWEILPALLSGAGMTIKVFIFTLLGSIPLGILVAFGLQTRFKPLTYLINVYIWLMRGTPLLLQLIFVFYGLPLIGIVFERYDAALFAFILNYAAYFAEIFRGGIQSIPQGQYEAAKVLRLTKLQTIQKIILPQVIKIVLPSIGNEVINLVKDTSLIYVLGLGDLLRAGKIAMSRDVTILPLALVGVIYLLFTAVLTLLSKKIEKYYQYYR
- a CDS encoding amino acid ABC transporter ATP-binding protein, which encodes MLTIKNLTKRFDERTIIDNLTLEIPDGEILTIVGPSGGGKTTLLRCLAGLETIDSGELLIDGTTFDPVAMDNADQVVGIVFQDFQLFPHLSVLDNITLAPVLSLKQSKQESVDEALQLLDKFDLSGKESLYPYQLSGGQKQRVALARALAMKPKVLGYDEPTSALDPELRQQVEAVILGLKEQGITQIVVTHDMQFAENIADQLLTVAPIQ
- the leuS gene encoding leucine--tRNA ligase gives rise to the protein MNYDHKKIEKKWQKYWAKNNLFNTHDEPGKKKFYALDMFPYPSGQGLHVGHPEGYTATDILSRMKRSQGYNVLHPMGWDAFGLPAEQYALDTGNDPADFTKKNIETFKRQINSLGFSYDWNREINTTDPEYYKWTQWIFTKLYEKGLAYEAEVAVNWVPELGTVISNEEVIDGKSERGGYDVVRKPMRQWMLKITAYADRLLDDLELVDWPDNIKEMQKNWIGRSEGANVTFKIEGTDKEFTVFTTRPDTLFGATYAVMAPELALVQEIMTEEQREQVAAYIDEASKKSELNRTDLAKEKTGVFTGAYAINPVNGARIPIWIADYVLASYGTGAIMAVPAHDERDYEFAKTFGLEIIPVVAGGNVEEAVYTGDGAHINSEFLDGLNKEEAIKKMNEWLEEQGVGKKETSYRLRDWLFSRQRYWGEPIPVIHWEDGTTTTVPEAELPLVLPKTDDIKPSGTGESPLANIEDWINVVDPETGKKGRRETNTMPQWAGSSWYHLRYIDPHNKKAIADPEKLKSWLPVDIYIGGAEHAVLHLLYARFWHKFLYDIGVVPTKEPYQKLFNQGMILGQSFRDSRGALVPTNMVEKREGNWVNIETGEQLEEAPAKMSKSLKNVVNPDDVIEKYGADTLRMYEMFMGPLEAAIAWSENGLEGSRKFLDRVWRLIVDGDGKMRDRITTMNDDKLTKVYHQTVKKVTEDYEQLHFNTAISQLMVFVNEANKAEVLPYEYIEGFVQLLAPLAPHISEELWAILGNEESLTYVAWPVYDESKLVEDEIEVVFQVNGKVRDKATVARGLSKEELEETAKASEHMKPFLEGKTIRKVIVIPDKLVNIVAN
- a CDS encoding amino acid ABC transporter substrate-binding protein, yielding MKKNIYWLLPAILLLFLIVGCGRKKTTADQWERINTDKRIIVGLDDSFVPMGFQNKAGEIIGFDVDLAKAVFALYNIDVDFQPIDWSMKENELQNQTIDLIWNGYSKTAEREEKVLFSDDYMKNEQVVVSLKKNGIDQFSDMKGKILGAQNGSSGYHSFEEQPEILKNYVQDQTPILYDGFNEAFMDLKSGRIDGLLIDRVYANYYLSQENSLANYSIIAGGFDSETFAVGIRKTDLKLAEKINAGFDTLRENGELAKISEKWFGEDVTAP
- the fosX gene encoding FosX/FosE/FosI family fosfomycin resistance hydrolase — its product is MTFIVHDLKKATLFFQTIFDAKEVYSSGTDTFSIAKEKFFLIGELWIAIMEGESLPSKTYNHIAFKIETSEVPIYLEKIRTLSLTIKDERRRVSGEGQSIYFYDYDNHLFELHTGTLEERLRRYNK
- a CDS encoding DUF960 domain-containing protein yields the protein MFESFDRSRSRYASLGVVSSLPGELIDSIWLIIDLNLKGVIPLTNMLAFDVFNNNGRVTLRFSQEFSDVEMAVDLAYAYSTSFPERVFAFDDGTRETILLPTEISEHS
- a CDS encoding peptide ABC transporter substrate-binding protein — protein: MKKFSLLMVVSALVLSACSTGGKNEEDSSGGANEVKQEINVASGGELSTLDSAHYTDVYSSDMIGQVSEGLYRLNKEQDPELAMAAEEPTVSDDGLVYTFKLREAKWSNGDPVIADDFVYAFKNVVDPAYGSSSSNQMDIFKNGRKIRDGEMTLDDFGVKAIDDQTLELTLEYPVPYLSQALVGTPFMPKNAAFADEKGTAYGTSTDDFVGNGPFLISGWDGTTESWKLTKNPDYWDQKSVKLDTINVQVVKEIATGTNLFDGGDLDYTVLADTYALQYKDSPQAYFIPKAMVGYLSPNHKREVTGNVHTRKAILQAIDKEAFAADILGDGSTALNGFVPKDFAKDPDSGEDFREENGDLLPYDLEAAKKEWALAKQELGKDQIELELMSADSAIAKKTIEFVQGQLQENLDGLKIVLKSIPLQNRLDLQTEGNFDLVFGTWTPDYADPINFLEFYDSKSGLNTAGYDNADYDKGLNDARITLANEPEKRWETLLDLEKILVQDDAAVLPLYQGAIGYLKADRVKDLQVFSFGRTVSYRTAYVEE
- the abc-f gene encoding ribosomal protection-like ABC-F family protein; protein product: MLIQLQGIEKNYSTYPLFENLSLKVEEGERIGLVGTNGSGKSTVLKMIMGLEVADKGTISIRKNAAVGYLAQVPEAEQTIVRDYLLASFEQVNHLQKQLKVLEQQMCDPEEDIEKTLARYGKVQEAFEAAGGYEVESRLEMITNGLAVAHLLSQTFSALSGGEQTIINLARILLQQKDILLLDEPTNHLDVQRIQWLEGYLVHEKTACIIVSHDRQFLNNVVEKIVEIEDGQGWTYPGNYTAYKALKEARLEKLRKDFAEQQKEIQKMKLAIRRFRQWGHEGDNEKFFKKAKQLEHRLEKIQKIAKPKEETNNLGNKNFQKADRSGKEVLVGKHIQKSYASRTLFTESDFSLYWKERLAIIGENGAGKTTLMRLIMGEEMLDDGELKLGSNVVIGYLPQMIDFEQPQRTILQEFMYECSLGEQESRRILAGYSFYKDDVMTQLRFLSGGEKVRLELAKLMQKQVNFLLLDEPTNHLDIETREEIEEILETFEGTLLTVSHDRYFLEKMFQHFLLINQQKVTKITGCYSDVLMLKDGK